A region from the Hippoglossus hippoglossus isolate fHipHip1 chromosome 16, fHipHip1.pri, whole genome shotgun sequence genome encodes:
- the plekhf2 gene encoding pleckstrin homology domain-containing family F member 2, whose product MVDRLANSEANSKRIAVVEGCFGAAGQPLAIPGRVLIGEGVLTKLCRKKPKARQFFLFNDILVYGNIVIQKKKYNKQHIIPLESVTIATVPDEGDLRNGWLIKTPTKSFAVYAATATEKSEWMNHIGKCVGDLLQKSGKAPTGEHAAVWVPDSEATVCMRCQKVKFTPVSRRHHCRKCGFVVCGPCSDKKFLLPSQSSKPVRVCEYCFVQLTSGSLAPRSDSIGRAASKFNNLSDDEDEDDSSD is encoded by the coding sequence ATGGTGGACCGGCTTGCGAACAGCGAGGCCAACTCCAAGCGCATCGCGGTGGTGGAGGGCTGCTTTGGTGCAGCAGGTCAGCCGCTGGCCATCCCTGGTCGCGTGCTAATCGGCGAAGGAGTCCTAACTAAGCTCTGCCGCAAAAAGCCCAAGGCGCGTCAGTTCTTCCTCTTCAACGACATCTTGGTCTACGGCAACATCGTTATCCAGAAGAAGAAGTACAACAAGCAGCACATCATCCCGCTGGAAAGCGTCACCATCGCCACAGTGCCGGACGAGGGCGACCTGCGCAACGGTTGGCTCATCAAGACACCCACCAAGTCCTTCGCTGTCTATGCCGCCACCGCCACCGAGAAGTCAGAGTGGATGAACCACATAGGGAAATGTGTGGGAGACTTGCTTCAGAAAAGCGGCAAGGCGCCTACTGGAGAGCACGCCGCTGTCTGGGTGCCTGACTCGGAGGCGACGGTGTGCATGCGCTGCCAGAAGGTGAAGTTCACACCTGTCAGCCGCCGCCACCACTGCAGGAAGTGCGGCTTTGTGGTCTGCGGGCCGTGCTCAGACAAGAAGTTCCTCCTGCCCAGCCAGTCGTCCAAACCTGTTCGAGTCTGCGAGTACTGCTTCGTGCAGCTGACGTCGGGAAGCCTGGCGCCGCGGTCAGACTCCATTGGCCGGGCGGCGTCAAAATTCAACAACCTGTCAGACGATGAGGACGAAGACGACAGCAGTGACTGA